The Streptomyces capitiformicae genome contains the following window.
ATGAAGACCACGGCCGTGGTGCCGCCGTAGGGCGACGGCTGGAGGGACACGCGGACTTTCTGCCGCTGGGCGAGCCGGCTGACCACGAAGAGACCGAGCCGGTCGGTGTCGGAGAGCTCGAAGTCGGGGGTCTCGGCGAGCTTCAGGTTCGCGTCGAGGAGCGCCTCGGCCGCCATACCGAGACCGCGGTCGTGGATCTCCAGCGTGAAACCGTTGGCGACGCGCTCGCCGTGGACCTGCACGGCGGTGTGCGGGGGCGAGAACACCGTGGCGTTCTCCAGGAGTTCGGCCACGAGGTGGGTGAGGTCGGCGACCGCGGGGCCGGTGACGGCGACACGGGGCAGTCGGCGGACCTCGATGCGCTCGTAGTCCTCGACCTCGGCGACGGCGGCGCGGACCACGTCCATGAGCTGGATGGGCTTGCGCCACTGCCGGGAGGGTGCGGCGCCGGAGAGGATGACCAGACCCTCGGCGTGGCGGCGCATTCGGGTGGTCAGGTGGTCCAGACGGAACAGGTCGGCGAGTTCGTCCGTGTCGTCGGTCCGGCGCTCCATGGCGTCGAGGAGGGTGAGCTGCTTGTGGAGGAGGACCTGGCTGCGGCGGGCGAGGTTGACGAAGACCTCGGAGATGCCGCTGCGGAGTTCGGACTGCTTGACGGCGGCCTCGACGGCGGCTCTTTGCAAGGTGTTGAGGGCTTGGCTGACCTCGCCCATCTCGTTCTTGTCGTACTCCAGCCGCGGCACTTCGGTCTCCACGTCGACCTGTTCGCCCGCGGCGAGGCGGCGCATCACACTGGGCAGCCGCACTCCGGCGGTCTCGTGGGCCTCCTGGCGGAGGCGGCGCAGGTCACGGATGAGGACGCGGCCGATGCGCACGGACATGAAGAGCGACAGCAGGAGGGCGAAGAGGCCGAGGACGCCTGCGATGACGGCCTTGAGGATGATGTTGGTGGCCAGGGGCCCGACCCGGTCCTGATAGCGGTCGCCTGCCTCGAGGCTGAGGTCGCGGAGGTCGGAGAGCACGGGTTCCACCGCGCTGTCCCAGCTCTTCGCGGTGACGCCGTTGGGCTTGCCGGGGGTGGAGCCGCTGACAGCCTGCTCGACGGAGCGCAGGGGTGCGGTGTTCGCGTTCTTCCAGTAGAGGTAGAAGCGGTCGCGCTCGGAGGCGGGTAGCAGCGGCAGGCTGATGTCGTACATCAGGGTGCGCTGGGCCACGAGGTCGGAGAAGTCCCGGATCTCTTCGCGGGTGATCCGGCCGGCGACGAGTACGGCGCTGATCAGGGCATCCTCGCGGGACAGGAGTTCGCGGGCGCGGCCGACGTTGATCAGGGCCTGGCCCTGCTTGTCCATCTCCACGTTGTCGACGGCGGGGAGGTTGGCCAGCAGGGCGAAGCAGGGGTCGACCAGGCTGTTGTAGTGAGAGAGCGCCTGGGGCACGTTGACAGTGCCCTGCTCGACCGTCGTGCGCAGGGCGGGCAGGCCGTCGAGGGCGTCCAGGATCGCCGTGAGCCGCAGCGAGGTGCTCTCGCCCATCTCGTCGCGCACCTCGGAGTCCGCCGCGTGGTCGCGGAACTCGGCGACGGCCTTGTCGGTGGCGGCCCGGCTGCGTTCGAGGGCCGTGAGCGCGTCCGAGGCCCGTGGATCGGCCAGGTAGACGAGGGTCTGGCGGCGTTCCTGCTGGAGCACGCGAATGGTGTCCTCGGTGGGGAAGCCGATCTCCTCGACGATGTCCGCCACCCGGAAGAGCTCGCTGGCCTCACGGCCCGTCAGCACCGTGGCGAATGTCCAGATACCGGTCAGGGCCATCAGAGGCACGAGCAACAGCGCCACGATCTTCCGGCGGATCGATTTCCCGCGAAAGCGCATGGCCTCCCCCAGCTCGCCCCCCGCCGGCCCGGGGGTACACATGTGCGTCAACAAACGGCGAGAGCCTACTACCGACACACGGGTATCTCGAAGAGCCGTCCGAACGCACATCGCGCCGACTGCGAGTCAGGCATGGGGAGTTGTCCTCTCATTACGGGAGATTGCCTCCCGCTGTCGGCCACGTGGCTGCATCGCATCTCCTCGGTGAGGTTGGCTGGTTGGCCGGTTTTTTTCGTTCGGTGGGAATCTTCGGCGTACGTCGATCGTCTTTCTGTACGGGAATCGGGGGCGGAATGGGCTACAGGCCCCGCAGGCCGCTCCCGGTGGCGTAATTCGGAGGAAGTCGGGCACCTGAGGGGGGCCGGGTCGCGTGATCCCGGTGCCGATGGTCAACCGGCGGTGGGGAGTGAAGTGTTGATGGGCACGGCGGAGCGGCGCGTAGCGCCCGAGGATGATGTGGTGACGCCCGAGGCGGCGCCGCGGGGCGTTCAGGCACCGGATCGCGACGTCCTGGCGGGCGAGGGTGTCGCGGTGACGGAGCGGCAGCTCTCCTCCGGCGAGGAAGAGCGGGTGCAATACCAGCCGTTGTGGATCG
Protein-coding sequences here:
- a CDS encoding sensor histidine kinase, encoding MRFRGKSIRRKIVALLLVPLMALTGIWTFATVLTGREASELFRVADIVEEIGFPTEDTIRVLQQERRQTLVYLADPRASDALTALERSRAATDKAVAEFRDHAADSEVRDEMGESTSLRLTAILDALDGLPALRTTVEQGTVNVPQALSHYNSLVDPCFALLANLPAVDNVEMDKQGQALINVGRARELLSREDALISAVLVAGRITREEIRDFSDLVAQRTLMYDISLPLLPASERDRFYLYWKNANTAPLRSVEQAVSGSTPGKPNGVTAKSWDSAVEPVLSDLRDLSLEAGDRYQDRVGPLATNIILKAVIAGVLGLFALLLSLFMSVRIGRVLIRDLRRLRQEAHETAGVRLPSVMRRLAAGEQVDVETEVPRLEYDKNEMGEVSQALNTLQRAAVEAAVKQSELRSGISEVFVNLARRSQVLLHKQLTLLDAMERRTDDTDELADLFRLDHLTTRMRRHAEGLVILSGAAPSRQWRKPIQLMDVVRAAVAEVEDYERIEVRRLPRVAVTGPAVADLTHLVAELLENATVFSPPHTAVQVHGERVANGFTLEIHDRGLGMAAEALLDANLKLAETPDFELSDTDRLGLFVVSRLAQRQKVRVSLQPSPYGGTTAVVFIPDALLTDDVPDTNGIGFRLDRAHPTREAELEEERKAALSQVPVRLPGLSPAILDGPVELEAPVDLDPLDGFPGALDNEDSERGGLFRSRRPLTGVGDEQQQSARDGDERQAPLTDPDPTLGPVPLPQRRTPHLVSSHGRPVTSPRPRRPDDEPAQSRETAPADTRPLTALRGDRAELSARPGADRTGPASLPGAHRSEALPPGGSEPPVLPQRRRTTASSGTAPTPPHIAANEPTPRADATADRAESAPSPLPRRVRQASLAPQLKDGPDRRVERDRARSATRPDPAERNADEVRSRMASLQRGWQRGREENAEGDDAQDVSAPRGTKGDGR